One stretch of Nitrosococcus watsonii C-113 DNA includes these proteins:
- the uvrD gene encoding DNA helicase II: protein MDISSLLNPLNKAQREAAAAPPGHHLVLAGAGSGKTRVLVHRMAWLIRSQGIAPVNLLAVTFTNKAAGEMRGRIEELLETPAGGMWVGTFHGIAHRLLRAHWQEAQLPQDFQILDSEDQYRLIRRILQNLNLDESRWPPRQAQWFINSHKDKGLRPQYLEEGTNPHVRQQIRIYHDYQSHCERSGLVDFAELLLRAHELLRDHAHVLQHYQNRFTHVLVDEFQDTNAIQYAWLRLLAGHQGELFIVGDDDQSIYGWRGAQIENIQQLSRDFPTIRTLRLEQNYRSTGVILAAANAVIANNTERLGKNLWTESEDGEPIKIYQASNERDEAHFIIERIHAWKAQGGAGSDIAVLYRSNAQSRIVEAALVEAGIPYRVHGGLRFFERAEIKDALAYLHLVTHQNNDSAFERIVNTPPRGIGERTLSQVREYAQQTGVSLWQATIQLAAQQQLPARSATALRHFHSLIEHMATDIMELSLPAQIESVLDHSGLLNHYRKGRGEKSQSRLDNLKELINAASQFKSEDPSLETLSEFLAHAALESGGTQAEGWEDCVQLMTLHAAKGLEFPLVFMIGMEEGLFPSPQTRHEPERLEEERRLCYVGMTRAQRHLYLIYATRRWLYGSDNYPQPSRFLHEIPTELTSEQRPRIDIIHSGSVPRPTAPVSSIDGFRIGQRVSHPKFGEGVVLNLEGKDNQRRIQVNFTQGGAKWLVVIYANLQII from the coding sequence ATGGATATTTCCTCTTTACTCAACCCGCTAAATAAAGCCCAACGTGAGGCCGCCGCCGCCCCTCCAGGGCACCATTTAGTACTTGCTGGAGCAGGCAGCGGAAAAACCCGAGTCCTGGTCCATCGGATGGCTTGGCTGATCCGCAGCCAAGGGATTGCTCCCGTCAATCTCCTGGCCGTCACTTTTACCAATAAGGCCGCCGGAGAAATGCGGGGGCGCATCGAGGAATTACTGGAAACGCCTGCGGGTGGCATGTGGGTGGGAACCTTTCATGGCATTGCCCACCGCTTGTTACGGGCCCATTGGCAAGAAGCCCAGCTTCCCCAGGACTTTCAAATTCTGGACTCCGAGGATCAATACCGCTTGATCCGCCGGATTTTGCAGAATCTCAATCTGGATGAAAGCCGCTGGCCGCCACGCCAGGCCCAATGGTTTATCAATAGCCATAAAGATAAAGGGCTCCGCCCCCAGTACCTTGAAGAGGGCACTAATCCCCATGTTCGGCAGCAAATTCGTATCTATCATGATTACCAAAGCCATTGCGAGCGCAGCGGTTTGGTGGACTTTGCCGAGCTTTTGTTGCGGGCTCACGAACTATTACGGGACCATGCCCATGTACTCCAACACTACCAAAACCGTTTTACCCATGTTTTAGTGGATGAATTCCAAGATACCAACGCCATTCAGTACGCTTGGCTGCGATTATTAGCCGGCCATCAGGGAGAACTCTTTATTGTCGGTGATGACGATCAATCCATCTATGGCTGGCGGGGAGCGCAGATTGAGAATATTCAGCAGCTAAGCCGGGATTTTCCCACTATACGGACACTCCGCCTGGAACAAAATTACCGTTCAACGGGTGTTATCCTCGCTGCGGCTAATGCCGTCATTGCCAACAATACGGAGCGTCTAGGGAAAAATCTTTGGACGGAGAGCGAAGATGGCGAGCCTATTAAAATCTACCAAGCCTCTAACGAACGGGATGAAGCCCATTTTATAATCGAACGTATCCATGCCTGGAAAGCCCAAGGAGGAGCGGGTTCCGATATCGCCGTACTCTACCGCTCCAATGCCCAATCCCGAATAGTAGAAGCCGCCTTGGTCGAGGCAGGCATACCCTATCGGGTCCATGGGGGACTGCGATTTTTCGAGCGGGCTGAAATTAAGGATGCCCTGGCTTACCTGCATTTGGTAACGCATCAAAATAATGATTCCGCCTTTGAGCGAATTGTCAACACCCCGCCACGGGGTATTGGCGAAAGGACACTCTCCCAAGTCAGGGAATATGCCCAGCAGACGGGGGTTTCTCTGTGGCAGGCCACCATCCAGCTTGCCGCTCAGCAGCAACTCCCCGCGCGCAGCGCCACCGCCCTGCGGCACTTTCACTCACTGATAGAGCACATGGCCACGGATATCATGGAGCTTTCCCTGCCCGCACAAATTGAGAGCGTACTCGACCATAGTGGTTTGCTCAACCACTATCGCAAGGGCCGTGGCGAAAAATCCCAATCACGCTTGGATAACCTAAAAGAACTCATTAATGCTGCTTCCCAGTTTAAATCCGAAGATCCAAGCCTGGAAACACTATCAGAGTTTTTAGCCCACGCTGCCCTAGAGTCGGGGGGGACTCAAGCTGAAGGCTGGGAGGACTGTGTGCAATTGATGACTTTGCATGCAGCAAAAGGACTGGAATTCCCCCTAGTATTTATGATCGGCATGGAAGAGGGCCTCTTTCCAAGCCCCCAAACCCGCCATGAACCGGAGCGATTGGAAGAAGAACGCCGCCTCTGCTACGTGGGGATGACTCGGGCTCAGCGCCACCTCTACCTCATTTACGCAACACGCCGCTGGCTGTATGGTTCGGACAACTATCCCCAGCCCTCCCGTTTTCTCCATGAGATTCCCACTGAACTGACCTCCGAGCAGCGGCCCCGCATCGATATCATTCATTCCGGCAGTGTTCCCCGGCCTACCGCGCCTGTTTCTTCGATAGATGGATTTCGAATCGGCCAGCGGGTCAGTCACCCCAAATTTGGCGAGGGAGTCGTATTAAATTTAGAAGGAAAAGACAATCAGAGACGCATTCAAGTCAATTTTACTCAAGGAGGAGCTAAATGGCTGGTGGTGATCTACGCTAATCTCCAAATCATTTAA